A region of the Argopecten irradians isolate NY chromosome 16, Ai_NY, whole genome shotgun sequence genome:
ATCTGGTGTGTAGAAGTAACTACTATGGAGATCGGTGTGATAAACACTGCCAGCCTAGTGGACACAAACGATGTGATGATCACGGAAACATCCGATGTTTGCCGAACTATTACGGACAAAAGTGTGACAAATTGTGTCGGTCAACGCCCCACGGGACATGTAACACTACCGGACATCTGGTGTGTCGAAGTAACTACTATGGAGATCGGTGTAATAAACACTGCCAGCCTAGTGGACACAAACGCTGTGATGATCATGGAAACCTCCGATGTTTGCCGAACTATTACGGACAAAAGTGTGACAGAATGTGTCAACCTACATTACACGGGACATGCAACAGTACCGGATATCGTATCTGTTACACGGACTACTTTGGGCTACAGTGTAATGTTCATTGTGTCACTAATGGCCACAACTACTGTGATGAACACGGAAACCTCCGATGTCTGCCGAACTATTACGGTGCCAATTGTGATATTAACTGCAACTCAACTGCAAATGGACACTGTGATGAACACGGAAACCTCCGATGTCTGCCGAACTATTACGGATCAAGATGTGATGTTAACTGCACCTCAACCGCGCATGGGAACTGTGATGACCATGGAATATTGCGATGTGTTCCGAACTATTACGGATCACAGTGTAACATTTATTGCATAATAACGACCCATAGCAAATGCGATGAACACGGACACACTATATGCTTGCCTCATTATTACGGACCGCAGTGCACAAAGCACTGTATAGCACCGCGCCATGGGTCGTGTGATGGTAACGGTAATATTCGATGTCACAGACATTATTATGGTTCGACATGTGGCGTCAACTGTGTTCCCAGTAACAATAAGAAATGTTCAAATTCAGGAAAACTAGTCTGCAAAGATTACTTCTATGGAAGTGATTGTGAATCTCGATGCCATTCACCAGTTTCTTCTCATTTTACACGCACTGAACAAGGTATGCTGGTTTGTACAAATAGTTACTACGGACAGTGTTGTGACAAGGCATGTCCAAATCATGCGCGGTGCAATGGTTCTGATATGGTATGCAATATTGGTTACTATGGATCTGAGTGTGCGATACACTGCCTGGCGACTGCCCATGGTAAATGTGACGTCAATGGAATTCTTGTTTGTGACGTCAACTTCTACGGTGTTTCCTGTGATGTTGAATGTGTCCCAACAGGACACCAGGTGTGTGACCGAAATGGGACGCTGAGGTGTGACACACATTACTACGGAACGAGGTGTGATACGTTCTGTTATGTTCTCCCCGGCCATGGCAGTTGTGATGGTAACGGACAACCTCATTGTGACCGGCGTTACTACGGTCCCAGGTGTGATCAGCCATGTCCAGTAAAACATAACGGTCACTGTCTAAACAACGGTACCATACAGTGTGATAGGAAATATTACGGCCGACTATGTGATGTCTTCTGCTATATTCCTGATTCTAGTCGAGGATATTGTGATTCAACAGGAAAGGAACATTGTGTTAGTCCACACTTTGGGCAAAACTGCTCTCGGCTGTGTCCTGTATCTCGGAATGGGCATTGTCTTCCCAACGGGACAGTTGTTTGTAATCCTTCATATTATGGCCCTACATGCAATGTCCACTGTAGGTCCGTAGTACACGGAACGTGTGACCACACGGGGAAACTCCACTGTGACGTCAACTACTACGGGAGGCAATGTAATAGGAAATGCCTACCGCCATCTCACGGCAGGTGTTCTAGTGAAGGACTAGTTATCTGCGATCCATCGTATTATGGAGACACATGTGGTATTCATTGTGTTAAtgtatcacgtggtacatgtgacgtcacaggGAAACTTAGATGTGACGTCCATTACTATGGTCTCGGTTGCGATACTCATTGTGTAGATACACAACATGGACGATGTTCTAGCAGTGGAACTCTGGTATGTCGGAAATATTTCTACGGCAACAATTGTTCTGTCTATTGTATTGGTTCACAAACAGGACATTGTACAGAAAGCGGAACTCTAGTTTGCAGTCAATTTTACTACGGAGCTCATTGCGACAAATACTGCAAGGCTTCAGAGCATTCAGCCTGTGATGAAAGTGGAACCTTACAATGCCATTCGAATTACTTTGGTTCATCGTGTGATGTGTTCTGCAAGAATACAGAGCATGGCTATTGTAATGGAAGTGGAACACTCATGTGCGACCGTAACTTTTATGGCTCGTCGTGTAACATATTCTGCAAGTCTACTTCCGGCGGACAATGTGATCACAATGGCAAGCTCAAATGTCATCCAGGATTTTACGGGGAATTTTGCGACGTGTTGTGCCGCAATAGTACCCATGGAGTTTGTGATGAAAATGGATCACTTGTTTGTAATCCAGGTTTTTATGGTGCAGGATGTAACATCCACTGTCTCAATACAACACATGGAGTATGTGATGAAAGTGGATCTCTTGTATGTAATCCAGGTTTTTATGGTGCAGGATGTGACATCCACTGTCACAATACAATACACGGAGTATGTGATGAAAGTGGATCTCTTGTATGTAATCTAGGTTTTTATGGTGCAGGATGTGACATCATCCACTGTCACAATACAATACACGGAGTATGTGATGAAAGTGGATCTCTTGTATGTAATATCTAGGTTTTTATGGTGCAGGATGTGACATCCACTGTCACAATACAATACACGGAGTATGTGATGAAAGTGGATCTCTTGTATGTAATCTAGGTTTTTATGGTGCAGAATGTGACATCCACTGTCACAATACAACGCACGGAGTATGTGATGAAAGTGGATCTCTTATATGTAATCCAGGTTTTTATGGTGCAGAATGTGACATCCACTGTCACAATACAACGCACGGAGTATGTGATGAAAGTGGATCTCTTATATGTAATCCAGGTTTTTATGGTGCAATATGTGACATCCACTGTCACAATACAACGCACGGAGTATGTGATGAAAGTGGATCTCTTGTATGTAATCTAGGTTTTTATGGTGCAGAATGTGACATCCACTGTCACAATACAACGCACGGAGTATGTGATGAAAGTGGATCTCTTATATGTAATCCAGGTTTTTATGGTGCAATATGTGACATCCACTGTCACAATACAACGCACGGAGTATGTGATGATAAAGGGACCCTTATATGCAGACAAGATTACTATGGTGAAAATTGTGACAATTTTTGTAGAAGTGCCAGACATGGTATATGTGATACAAATGGGACTCTCGTATGTGAAAATGGTTACTATGGTGAGCATTGTGGTATATTTTGTGAGAACACATTGCACGGGGAATGCAGCAACAACGGCACTTTAGTTTGTAGACCAGGATTTTATGGGGCACACTGTGATATATCGTGTAACAACACTCAACACGGTATCTGTGATCAGACTGGACATCTAATATGTGACGAACGTTATTATGGATCAGACTGTTCAACCTTTTGTAACCACACGCCAAATAGTTACTGTACTGAGAACGGCACAGAGGTCTGTAACCACGGATTCTACGGAGCCGGATGTGACGTCAAGTGTACGGAAACAGATCATGGTCACTGTGACGCTTCTGGTAACTTATTTTGTGACGAGAACTTTTTCGGGGAGAACTGTTCCGAGGTCTGCAGTATCGTGAGTATTGGTGATAGAAGGAATGGACGGTGTGTGACCAATATCGGCCCTGTCTGTTACTCAGGTACGGTTTGATGTAGATAATGTATAGTACAACTTATATCATAATCTGATTCGTACCATTGCCTCCTTCTTGATATGTCACGGTATTGGTTATTTAATGGATGTTTAGAGAAATACATAAAACTCGTTAAATGTCTTTCTTAATCaataatttcaagattttaaatttaataGTTATGGGTTTGCGTGAGCCTTAACGCTCTAGTAGTGTAATGTTATTTATCAGCtttatgatgaaatatatattttaatcaagGATTTACGGGACGACGTTGTGAACAGAACATTGATGACTGCCTCAACAGCACGTGTTCTAATGGAGGGACTTGTATTGATGGGCTCGACTCGTACTCGTGCACGTGTACTAACGGTTATTCCGGACAGTATTGCGAGTATGACGTAGATAAGTGTAGGAGCATGCCATGCCACAACAATAGCACCTGTATAAACGGAAATAATGATTTCACATGCACATGCGCAGATGGGTGGACCGGGAAACAATGTGACGTTAATGTAGATGACTGTTTTGGAATTGTATGCCTGAATGATGGTACATGTAAGGATCAGATTGGCACATTCGTCTGTCTGTGTGAAGCAGGGTTTACTGGCACTTTATGCAATACAAAACTGCACGACCCATGTAGTGACTCACCATGCAAAAATGGCGGGAGTTGTCGGTCAGCAAGAGGGAGCTATATTTGCAACTGTCTGGACGGTTTTATCGGACCTGTATGTGACCATGTATCTTCAAGTGAGACTACGTTGGATTTGTCGGCATCATTGTTCACTTCTAGCCATGTGACTTCCGATGATGACGAGCAAACTACTCCTACATTACCGGTGTTTCATGAGACTTCCGTTTCAGAGTTTCAGCAACCCAGTAGTGATACTGTCACTAAGGTTCTAGTCACTACCACAAAGTCACTACAACAAGAAACAGAACATCTTTCCATCCACAATACAGTGACAAATATAATCCCAACGAAAAGTGGGTCCATTTCATCAGAACTTCCAGGTTAGTTTAacaaatttattaaattaatgcatattttcgaagtttatatatttgtgtgtttgtttaatGCCTTGTGCCTAATTTATTTTGTAAGAATATGTATATCTGTATTACAAGGATGAGGATACAATGTTATGTATGTGAGGTTTGGTACGTGGTCCAGAcacaacaatgtataaaataCTGCAGTCTCCCTAACCACACAAGTAAACACTGCAATCACATCATTGGTGAGGGTACAATGTTATGTATGTGAGGTTTGTTATCTGGTCCAGAcacaacaatgtataaaataCTGCAGTCTCCCTATGTATGTGAAGTTTGTAACCTGGTCCAGAcacaacaatgtataaaatattgcaGTCTCCCTAACCACACAAGTAAGATACATTGTTATGTATGTGAGGTGTGTTACCTGGTCCAGAcacaacaatgtataaaataCTGCAGTCTCCCTATGTATGTGAGGTGTGTTACCTGGTCCAGAcacaacaatgtataaaatattgcaGTCTCCCTAACCACACAAGTAAGATACATTGTTATGTATGTGAGGTGTGTTACCTGGTCCAGAcacaacaatgtataaaatattgcaGTCTCTCTAACCACACAAGTAAGATACATTGTTATGTATGTGAGGTGTGTTACCTGGTCCAGAcacaacaatgtataaaataCTGCAGTCTCCCTATGTATGTGAAGTTTGTTACCTGGTCCAGAcacaacaatgtataaaatattgcaGTCTCCCTAACCACACAAGTAAGATACATTGTTATGTATGTGAGGTGTGTTACCTGGTCCAGACACAACAACGTATAAATACTGCAGTCTCCCTAACCCCACAAGTAAACACTGCAATCACATAATTGCATGAAAGGCGTTGTTCCTTTAATAACCTCAGGTAGGTAATCTCTTTTAATACAAACCATAATTCTTTGAATACTCTCTTTACATTGATTTTTAATAATGGAGTGTTTTGTTATGTGGATTGTTGAAGAAAATAACTGTTAATATTctctatacatacatgtgtataatacaAATGTGCAAATAATATGTAGTTCATATAAATAAGTTTAGTTATTGACTAGACCTTTTTACTGATTCTTTCCTTTTTTATTCGTAGATGCCTCCACGTCCATTGTGCTGAAATTTGATGGAATCATTGATGAAAAATCGCTTTCAAAAATAATCAACGCAATAACGAAAATGCTTTCATCGAAATTATGTTCTGGTTTGAGAGTCTTGGTGAAAGAAAAGACGGCCATCCAAAGGTAAATGGTACGAATATTAACATTCAGCAAAATTAatgccattttttttattcagaatATTGTAATTCCATTGCTACCATGTTCTTCTACTGCACATGACTTTTGTAATCTGGATGTTCCGACATTCTCCTTATCAGTCTAAAGTCGATTGTGACATCCTGCTATCCCCAATACATGTTATAATTGGGTGTGAGTTATCAAAAATAGTAATAATTTTTCTCAATATTcatattcattgatttttcatTACATTCTTTAACCTTACATACACAACACTAATTCACCTACCACGTGATAACCGATAATGTTTGtacgggactagtatctccagcgATGACGGAACGTTACTCTTTGTAATATTCCCGCTAAAATAACGTTAgcgcgggatatcatctttttttTGTCCTCCCATcatcaatagaaacaatagttccacacaaacgttatcaggtatcacgtggtacgtgtaTTATTCTCATTGCTTAGTAGATATTGCTAATTCCCTTTGGTTATTTTTATATCTATGTCACGTGACTTACGATTTATTCCAGGAGACAGAGCTCAGCCTTAGACCTGTCGATCTCGTGTGGATCTAAACCTCTGAGCtccagtgatatatataaagaGGTTTATAAGTCAGACACCATGTTTCCTCTGCCATTGGTCAATTCACAAAGGACCCAAAGCAATCCCCCGAAAACGCAGGCAGATGTAAGTTCGTCATTAATAATCCGATTATAAACTAATGACCGAGTGTTGTCACGTGTTAACCATTTGAAATACACATTTTGCTTGATATCAACAacatttatgtatacatttataaaaaaaaagatagattAGTTTATTACAGTGTAAAAATTAAGACCACAAAAATTTATCCCCACAAGAAATAATGGTTTCCCAAATTTCAGGATTGGCATGAAAACAACTGGAAGATCGTTCTTGGAGCCATAATGGGGGCTACTATGGTTTCAGTGGTCGTAGCTGCCAGCTTCCTGTTTAGGATACGGTCAGTGCTAATGGTggttttatcaaaatgttgttCTCCACAGGGAAATAATATACAATCTtaacaatacaaatgtattttcttttataaattatCAGTCTCTTGGTCCTCATCAGGCACATCGATACAAAACACATCTACGTATGTATGTCAAATTCATCATGAACTCTTAATACGTTATGGATCTTGCATATTGGCTGTTGTTTGTTTCGATATGCGTTAGGATGTCCAGGAGGCCACATTTGTAAAAGGAGAGATATTTGTATTGTTCTAATTTTGTCTTTTATCGTCCATAGTGCAACATTGCCCTAAATGTAAATGATTACATATTTATGGTtgtaattggtttttttttatcttcttCTTTGCTGTGTTTTACAATGGAAATAggataaaataataaatctttatatttacggTATTTATTTATGAATCGAATATAATAACTTGAATATTTGTATCATTTTATTTGCAGGTTAAAACGAAGACATACATACAACACCCAGGAATTCGATGAACATTTCAAAATAGTATACGATAATCCTACATATCAGGAATCAGAACTAGGGACCAAACTTTAGAATCGTCATAGCTATCATATATTTGCATTGTATTGTAGTATTCTGCGTTGTGTCATTATAATTTTACAACAATGTTTTAATTTACTGACATTTCGTCACTATATACTTTGAACCAAATTTGTGTGTTCGTATGTTATTTACTTTCACGATTCAGGTAAATTCGCTATGGGTAATATCAGTTCATTAACATCGACGTCGTTGATAATGATATGAATTCAATGTTTATAAGTCCGTAAATGTTGATCTTCTTTTGAAAAGGAAATCGCGAAAAAGagttattttgtgttgtaacagtaaTAATCTTTACTATTTCGTTACCATTCGTTACCATTTTTACAGTTCGTCATGCTTCGACATTTTGTCACTATATATTGTATGAATTCGACTTGTACATAGTAATTTTTATACGGAAAACAATACTAGATCATTTCACAATAGGTATTACCTGCATTATGTTATACATTCAATGTCCTGATATTCACTGAGTAGCTGTTCAATGTAAACGATGGTTGTCTTTATTCTCGCTATTACACGTTCATACTAACTTACGTGATTACCATCGCgaatattgtgacgtcacattgaTAACGTCGTCAAAGTACGTGTATGGAAGTTATATACTGGTGAACGCCAACTGGGTTTGGGAAGGTTACGTagtgaagtgaaaatgtaaatatagaccTTTAGATGACAATATTATTATTAAGGTGACAAACTAGAATAATAGTGTGTCCCTTACCATGGCTTTTATTACGTATGGTAAGACTGTCTTGTTCAAACTTTtattatacactgtacatattaaTAACGTTTTTATATCTGAACGTAACATATACAAATTTGTCGTGTACATGTGAATATCACattacaaaaaatgaaagatCGAACACGTCATGAAAAAAAACAGTTGTATTTTAtggatctgctctggtgaaaagtcgatttttttttctgatgacTTACTTTTATtctatatagatttttggatACATGCGTTCATAACAAAGTTGAGAATAGAAGTAAAATGATATGGAAGCGTGCTTGATTTTGTGAATCAAAGATAACTAGTTAACCTAAATTTTGCTATTGTGTTTgcatttcattgttttgatcaTTCACATGacaaaatcaatcaatattttcCGAATTagttgtatgttatgtatgaaTATTCgcaaatttgacaattttgacagctcaaacttttcaatggcagtaatggtgtaaagtacgtaacttttgtaattaaagaaaagtctaattcgtctgctcctgttttttaaagaaaacatacaaaatataacataacacAGTCAACTCCTAATTTCCGTTCAGAATAACAGTACATGTTACCCCAACCTCCTAATTTTGAAGATGACAATGCCTTGTTTTTTCGATTTATGATCAACGCCTGACAGAAAAAGTTCTGATGACTAACCTTTCCCAAAAGTTTgcagttcaaaagaaaaaaaagttgcTATGCTTTTTTTCTAAAACCAGCATTTAATAGGGGGTCAGTGTGCTTGATCTTTGGTCACGTTaccaaaaattgttttattttagctttttttttGCTAAAATTGCAAATTACTTTGATCTCACCAAAATCTAATAAATAAACGACTAAAAAGTTCAGACTGTAATGTATAAAAAATTTCATCCCAGTGAACCTTAAaaaaagatttacagcaaaattgAACTCGATATAGTAAAACGTAAAAAAGTGTAAGAAATGCACTGTCTCAAAATGACTGCCAAATTGCAAATTGGTCATATCCTATAAAAAATTCTATAACCAATTAAAGTATAATTTTTGACATACTTTTATACGTATATGTCaactttgtttttgaaaatcaccACAAAAACTCTTTGATTAGTTATGAAACGACGcttcaacgagactgaaacATGACCAGAGCAGATAATTAAAACACTTTTATGTTTACTATCTTCATCTTAATGCAGCGACAATAGACTGGTCTAGGTACGTAATGTACTGATGTAAATCTGTAAAGGAATTGTACAGCGGGGCGATGGCGATGTGGATTATAGAATGTCTGCTGATGCTAcactgaaaaattaaaaataaggCAATTAAATGATGTTGATCACGTGATGTCCGTTGGTACTGTTCCTCTGAAGGATAAGGTGCTCTAAATACGC
Encoded here:
- the LOC138310893 gene encoding multiple epidermal growth factor-like domains protein 6; translation: MVCDRNWFGPHCDKMCQPTAHGTCNTTGHLVCRSNYYGDRCDKHCQPSGHKRCDDHGNIRCLPNYYGQKCDKLCRSTPHGTCNTTGHLVCRSNYYGDRCNKHCQPSGHKRCDDHGNLRCLPNYYGQKCDRMCQPTLHGTCNSTGYRICYTDYFGLQCNVHCVTNGHNYCDEHGNLRCLPNYYGANCDINCNSTANGHCDEHGNLRCLPNYYGSRCDVNCTSTAHGNCDDHGILRCVPNYYGSQCNIYCIITTHSKCDEHGHTICLPHYYGPQCTKHCIAPRHGSCDGNGNIRCHRHYYGSTCGVNCVPSNNKKCSNSGKLVCKDYFYGSDCESRCHSPVSSHFTRTEQGMLVCTNSYYGQCCDKACPNHARCNGSDMVCNIGYYGSECAIHCLATAHGKCDVNGILVCDVNFYGVSCDVECVPTGHQVCDRNGTLRCDTHYYGTRCDTFCYVLPGHGSCDGNGQPHCDRRYYGPRCDQPCPVKHNGHCLNNGTIQCDRKYYGRLCDVFCYIPDSSRGYCDSTGKEHCVSPHFGQNCSRLCPVSRNGHCLPNGTVVCNPSYYGPTCNVHCRSVVHGTCDHTGKLHCDVNYYGRQCNRKCLPPSHGRCSSEGLVICDPSYYGDTCGIHCVNVSRGTCDVTGKLRCDVHYYGLGCDTHCVDTQHGRCSSSGTLVCRKYFYGNNCSVYCIGSQTGHCTESGTLVCSQFYYGAHCDKYCKASEHSACDESGTLQCHSNYFGSSCDVFCKNTEHGYCNGSGTLMCDRNFYGSSCNIFCKSTSGGQCDHNGKLKCHPGFYGEFCDVLCRNSTHGVCDENGSLVCNPGFYGAGCNIHCLNTTHGVCDESGSLVCNPGFYGAGCDIHCHNTIHGVCDESGSLVCNLGFYGAGCDIIHCHNTIHGVCDESGSLVCNI
- the LOC138310175 gene encoding protein jagged-1-like, with the protein product YGAGCDIHCHNTIHGVCDESGSLVCNLGFYGAECDIHCHNTTHGVCDESGSLICNPGFYGAECDIHCHNTTHGVCDESGSLICNPGFYGAICDIHCHNTTHGVCDESGSLVCNLGFYGAECDIHCHNTTHGVCDESGSLICNPGFYGAICDIHCHNTTHGVCDDKGTLICRQDYYGENCDNFCRSARHGICDTNGTLVCENGYYGEHCGIFCENTLHGECSNNGTLVCRPGFYGAHCDISCNNTQHGICDQTGHLICDERYYGSDCSTFCNHTPNSYCTENGTEVCNHGFYGAGCDVKCTETDHGHCDASGNLFCDENFFGENCSEVCSIVSIGDRRNGRCVTNIGPVCYSGFTGRRCEQNIDDCLNSTCSNGGTCIDGLDSYSCTCTNGYSGQYCEYDVDKCRSMPCHNNSTCINGNNDFTCTCADGWTGKQCDVNVDDCFGIVCLNDGTCKDQIGTFVCLCEAGFTGTLCNTKLHDPCSDSPCKNGGSCRSARGSYICNCLDGFIGPVCDHVSSSETTLDLSASLFTSSHVTSDDDEQTTPTLPVFHETSVSEFQQPSSDTVTKVLVTTTKSLQQETEHLSIHNTVTNIIPTKSGSISSELPDASTSIVLKFDGIIDEKSLSKIINAITKMLSSKLCSGLRVLVKEKTAIQRRQSSALDLSISCGSKPLSSSDIYKEVYKSDTMFPLPLVNSQRTQSNPPKTQADDWHENNWKIVLGAIMGATMVSVVVAASFLFRIRLKRRHTYNTQEFDEHFKIVYDNPTYQESELGTKL